From Nerophis lumbriciformis linkage group LG11, RoL_Nlum_v2.1, whole genome shotgun sequence, one genomic window encodes:
- the mrtfab gene encoding myocardin related transcription factor Ab isoform X3: protein MIMLDSNHCLSFEHSSLGSPPMGDDMEKTGVRMDHDRHVYHSLKEVLQLKLQQRRTREELVSQGIMPPLKSPAAFHEQRRSLERARTEDYLKRKIRSRPERSELVRMHILEETSAEPSLQAKQLQLKRARLADDLNDKISHRPGPIELVHKNILSVNCTEDNTPPDSPKGAGGESSSLDEDSCDALSPDQLTNHDSPLNTVPQPSPFDVLTQNGDVSPKQFIPQPTPQSFSPPKVNGSDSPSPLKMTTGTTVTHRTPIGQFKSHSKTNSDRPALRSKKPKDNKPKVKKLKYHQYIPPDQKADKERPPQMDSSYAKLLQQQQLFLQLQILNQQQQQHYNYHTILPAPPKPAAEQTLTTNPGPSPSRSVPTTTNNNATPRQGQGSVGGAKPATLPANLDELKVAELKQELKLRCLTVSGTKNDLIERLRNYQEQNGTSAAVTKNGILHPIHQGAASAANAATSALNISADHQPAEGGFKVALSPLAQAFQGRVMRFGSTSSSPPVSPTPSERSLAGLSPDETSCNGDMFGEMVSSPLTQLTLHPSPQHPSNSSPLSQPVIPLKEEKQSSCSFHRPSEAQQGVTMDTSSLNKDQMLHEKDKQIEELTRMLRQKQRLVETLRSQLEQGKTVGGPVSEQGERVDVKPPTLIKASAIQPPELPNGLLVKVKQEDETEEGMTGIKEEAQTKKVGQPMQCSQETLLRLQQINRLQVQQAEQQTHRVSETKSNAQKQPEQKKVSQILLQQQQQQLQQQQLQQLIIQQTKQKNLQAQQRLGQQKLAQQLLQQTQGKKNQTQQKSPVQLKQVQVQIHNETVASLKPGANQGQQRKQLKAQQRQQQKPHTTTVGTQQVAPVFINQQNGTQIHTQAISLDLLKASGTPTLVTDTNGNHYLIALSGHTTDDQNQKPSLAKASGRITLQRLQSTPSKLPSAESQSQEQKDSQPIKKEANLHVDTKDTPTAGLSVTAPPNLQPFFDDMSESKSQSNLLSSFKRERVCPPYDRHTLFTPPSPKPNTSLPTKRSKGNGVNSQQMDDLFDILLKSGEITGFKANTDPSLAPLHSDPPSPSSPLRLSPQRPLVESCTDGGGRLEDFLESTTGAPLLGGGLTLIDDLHSQMLSSASILDHTPSPMDTSDMGFSPHSTGLDFGDPTLECMDWLDISMVGSADVGSGGSCEGEAKEGDGGTSLTPLAPHTPPSVFSADFLDSADLQLHWESCL from the exons ATGATTATGCTGGACAGCAACCATTGCCTGTCCTTTGAACATTCCTCATTGGGCTCTCCTCCAATGGGGGATGACATGGAAAAGACAGGAGTAAGGATGGACCATGATAGACATGTCTATCACAGCTTGAAAGAAG TCCTTCAGCTCAAACTCCAACAGAGGCGCACGCGAGAGGAACTGGTCAGCCAAGGGATCATGCCAC CACTGAAGAGCCCGGCAGCCTTTCATGAACAGCGGCGGAGTTTGGAGCGAGCCAGA ACTGAAGACTATCTTAAGAGGAAGATCCGAAGTCGCCCAGAGCGCTCTGAGCTGGTCAGGATGCACATTCTAGAGG AGACATCGGCGGAGCCCTCCTTGCAGGCCAAGCAGCTGCAGCTAAAGCGAGCTCGCCTGGCTGACGACCTCAACGACAAGATCTCGCACAGGCCAGGTCCCATCGAACTGGTGCACAAGAACATCCTGTCCGTCAACTGTACGGAGGACAACACGCCACCGG ATTCTCCAAAGGGAGCTGGAGGAGAAAGCTCTTCTTTGGATGAAGATAGCTGTGATGCGCTGTCACCTGACCAGCTAACCAATCACGACTCTCCTCTAAACACTGTCCCGCAGCCGTCCCCCTTTGACGTACTGACGCAGAATGGAGACGTGTCACCCAAGCAG tttattccGCAGCCCACTCCACAGTCTTTTTCCCCTCCCAAGGTGAATGGTTCAGACTCACCCTCACCTCTAAAAATGACAACAGGGACCACAGTAACCCATCGTACACCCATTGGCCAGTTCAAG TCTCACTCCAAGACAAATTCAGACCGTCCTGCGCTTAGATCGAAGAAACCGAAGGACAACAAACCCAAG GTGAAGAAGCTGAAGTACCACCAGTACATCCCTCCGGACCAGAAGGCGGACAAGGAGCGTCCGCCTCAGATGGACTCGTCTTACGCCAAGCTCCTCCAGCAGCAGCAACTCTTCTTGCAGCTGCAGATTCTCAACCAGCAACAACAACAGCACTACAACTACCACACCATCCTGCCAGCCCCACCAAA GCCAGCAGCAGAGCAGACCCTCACAACGAACCCTGGCCCTTCCCCCTCTCGCAGTGTTCCCACGACTACCAACAACAACGCAACACCACGTCAGGGCCAAGGGTCAGTGGGGGGAGCCAAACCTGCCACTTTGCCTGCCAACCTGGATGAGTTAAAA GTGGCTGAATTGAAGCAGGAGCTGAAGTTGCGATGTTTGACCGTTTCCGGCACCAAAAACGATCTCATTGAGAGGCTTCGCAACTACCAAGAACAAAACGGCACCTCTGCAGCCGTTACTAAAAATGGCATATTGCATCCCATCCATCAGGGCGCTGCCTCTGCTGCTAACGCGGCAACGTCCGCGCTAAATATTAGCGCCGACCACCAGCCGGCTGAAGGAGGGTTTAAGGTTGCTCTGTCGCCACTGGCTCAGGCTTTTCAGGGTCGGGTTATGCGTTTTGGTAGCACCAGCTCCAGTCCCCCTGTGTCGCCTACGCCGTCTGAGCGGTCGTTAGCGGGTTTGAGTCCGGATGAAACCAGCTGTAATGGAGACATGTTTGGAGAGATG GTGAGCTCTCCCCTGACTCAACTCACCCTCCATCCCTCTCCTCAACATCCATCCAACAGCTCTCCTCTGTCGCAACCAGTCATCCCGCTCAAAGAGGAAAAACAGAGTTCATGCAGCTTCCACAGGCCTTCTGAGGCTCAGCAAGGGGTCACCATGGACACTTCCTCCTTGAACAAAGACCAGATGCTCCATGAGAAGGACAAACAGATCGAAGAGTTGACCCGGATGCTGAGACAGAAGCAGAGGCTGGTGGAGACCCTCAGGTCCCAGCTAGAGCAGGGGAAGACGGTGGGGGGGCCCGTGTCAGAGCAAGGGGAAAGGGTAGATGTTAAACCCCCAACACTCATTAAAGCCTCAGCCATCCAACCCCCAGAGCTCCCCAATGGCCTCCTCGTGAAAGTGAAGCAGGAGGATGAGACTGAGGAAGGCATGACGGGAATAAAGGAGGAGGCCCAAACTAAAAAAGTGGGACAGCCGATGCAGTGCTCGCAGGAGACTCTGCTCAGATTGCAGCAGATTAATCGACTGCAAGTCCAACAAGCCGAGCAACAAACGCACAGAGTGTCCGAGACCAAGTCGAACGCTCAGAAACAGCCAGAGCAGAAGAAGGTATCTCAAATCCTgctccagcagcagcagcagcaactgCAGCAGCAGCAACTGCAGCAGCTCATCATCCAACAAACCAAGCAGAAGAATCTGCAGGCCCAGCAAAGGTTAGGGCAGCAGAAACTGGCCCAGCAGTTGCTGCAACAAACTCAAGGGAAGAAAAACCAAACCCAGCAGAAGAGTCCAGTTCAGCTGAAGCAGGTTCAGGTGCAGATCCACAACGAGACCGTGGCCAGCCTGAAGCCTGGAGCCAACCAAGGCCAACAGAGGAAACAGCTGAAGGCTCAGCAAAGGCAGCAGCAGAAACCGCACACGACAACTGTCGGCACACAGCAG GTGGCCCCTGTCTTCATCAACCAACAGAATGGTACTCAGATTCACACTCAGGCTATTTCACTAGACCTCCTTAAGGCCAGCGGCACACCAACGCTGGTGACTGACACCAACGGCAACCACTACTTGATCGCTCTCTCCGGCCACACCACAGATGACCAAAACCAAAAGCCTTCGCTGGCCAAAGCCAGCGGTCGCATCACGCTGCAG AGGTTGCAGTCAACTCCAAGCAAGCTCCCCAGTGCTGAGAGCCAATCACAAGAGCAGAAAGACAGCCAGCCAATCAAAAAG GAAGCGAACCTCCATGTGGACACCAAAGACACCCCAACAGCAGGCTTGTCCGTCACTGCCCCACCCAATCTGCAGCCTTTCTTCGACGACATGTCGGAGAGCAAAAGTCAAAGCAACCTGCTCTCTTCTTTCAAG AGAGAGCGAGTGTGTCCGCCTTATGACCGACACACTCTGTTTACTCCTCCCTCTCCCAAACCCAACACTTCTCTTCCTACCAAGCGCTCCAAA GGGAATGGTGTCAATAGTCAACAGATGGACGACCTTTTTGACATCCTGCTCAAGAGTGGAG AAATCACAGGTTTTAAGGCCAACACGGACCCGTCCCTTGCCCCTTTGCATTCAGACCCGCCCTCCCCATCGTCCCCTCTCCGCCTCTCCCCTCAACGCCCCCTGGTGGAGTCCTGCACAGACGGTGGCGGGCGTCTGGAGGACTTCCTGGAGAGCACCACGGGGGCCCCGTTGCTGGGCGGCGGCCTGACGCTCATCGACGACCTCCACAGCCAAATGCTGAGCAGCGCCAGCATCCTGGACCACACTCCATCCCCCATGGACACGTCCGACATGGGCTTCTCCCCCCACTCCACGGGGCTGGACTTCGGGGACCCCACTCTTGAATGCATGGACTGGCTGGACATCTCCATGGTGGGCAGCGCCGACGTCGGGAGTGGCGGCAGCTGCGAAGGGGAAGCCAAGGAGGGAGACGGGGGGACAAGCTTAACCCCGCTGGCGCCGCACACGCCGCCCAGCGTCTTCTCTGCAGACTTCCTGGACAGCGCAGACCTGCAGCTGCACTGGGAGTCCTGTCTGTAG
- the mrtfab gene encoding myocardin related transcription factor Ab isoform X2 encodes MLHLEVEQPQADDNMEVARTGLLDPSPQSETVTSELQELSLQPAPNLLPLNERKNVLQLKLQQRRTREELVSQGIMPPLKSPAAFHEQRRSLERARTEDYLKRKIRSRPERSELVRMHILEETSAEPSLQAKQLQLKRARLADDLNDKISHRPGPIELVHKNILSVNCTEDNTPPDSPKGAGGESSSLDEDSCDALSPDQLTNHDSPLNTVPQPSPFDVLTQNGDVSPKQFIPQPTPQSFSPPKVNGSDSPSPLKMTTGTTVTHRTPIGQFKSHSKTNSDRPALRSKKPKDNKPKVKKLKYHQYIPPDQKADKERPPQMDSSYAKLLQQQQLFLQLQILNQQQQQHYNYHTILPAPPKPAAEQTLTTNPGPSPSRSVPTTTNNNATPRQGQGSVGGAKPATLPANLDELKVAELKQELKLRCLTVSGTKNDLIERLRNYQEQNGTSAAVTKNGILHPIHQGAASAANAATSALNISADHQPAEGGFKVALSPLAQAFQGRVMRFGSTSSSPPVSPTPSERSLAGLSPDETSCNGDMFGEMVSSPLTQLTLHPSPQHPSNSSPLSQPVIPLKEEKQSSCSFHRPSEAQQGVTMDTSSLNKDQMLHEKDKQIEELTRMLRQKQRLVETLRSQLEQGKTVGGPVSEQGERVDVKPPTLIKASAIQPPELPNGLLVKVKQEDETEEGMTGIKEEAQTKKVGQPMQCSQETLLRLQQINRLQVQQAEQQTHRVSETKSNAQKQPEQKKVSQILLQQQQQQLQQQQLQQLIIQQTKQKNLQAQQRLGQQKLAQQLLQQTQGKKNQTQQKSPVQLKQVQVQIHNETVASLKPGANQGQQRKQLKAQQRQQQKPHTTTVGTQQVAPVFINQQNGTQIHTQAISLDLLKASGTPTLVTDTNGNHYLIALSGHTTDDQNQKPSLAKASGRITLQRLQSTPSKLPSAESQSQEQKDSQPIKKEANLHVDTKDTPTAGLSVTAPPNLQPFFDDMSESKSQSNLLSSFKRERVCPPYDRHTLFTPPSPKPNTSLPTKRSKGNGVNSQQMDDLFDILLKSGEITGFKANTDPSLAPLHSDPPSPSSPLRLSPQRPLVESCTDGGGRLEDFLESTTGAPLLGGGLTLIDDLHSQMLSSASILDHTPSPMDTSDMGFSPHSTGLDFGDPTLECMDWLDISMVGSADVGSGGSCEGEAKEGDGGTSLTPLAPHTPPSVFSADFLDSADLQLHWESCL; translated from the exons TCCTTCAGCTCAAACTCCAACAGAGGCGCACGCGAGAGGAACTGGTCAGCCAAGGGATCATGCCAC CACTGAAGAGCCCGGCAGCCTTTCATGAACAGCGGCGGAGTTTGGAGCGAGCCAGA ACTGAAGACTATCTTAAGAGGAAGATCCGAAGTCGCCCAGAGCGCTCTGAGCTGGTCAGGATGCACATTCTAGAGG AGACATCGGCGGAGCCCTCCTTGCAGGCCAAGCAGCTGCAGCTAAAGCGAGCTCGCCTGGCTGACGACCTCAACGACAAGATCTCGCACAGGCCAGGTCCCATCGAACTGGTGCACAAGAACATCCTGTCCGTCAACTGTACGGAGGACAACACGCCACCGG ATTCTCCAAAGGGAGCTGGAGGAGAAAGCTCTTCTTTGGATGAAGATAGCTGTGATGCGCTGTCACCTGACCAGCTAACCAATCACGACTCTCCTCTAAACACTGTCCCGCAGCCGTCCCCCTTTGACGTACTGACGCAGAATGGAGACGTGTCACCCAAGCAG tttattccGCAGCCCACTCCACAGTCTTTTTCCCCTCCCAAGGTGAATGGTTCAGACTCACCCTCACCTCTAAAAATGACAACAGGGACCACAGTAACCCATCGTACACCCATTGGCCAGTTCAAG TCTCACTCCAAGACAAATTCAGACCGTCCTGCGCTTAGATCGAAGAAACCGAAGGACAACAAACCCAAG GTGAAGAAGCTGAAGTACCACCAGTACATCCCTCCGGACCAGAAGGCGGACAAGGAGCGTCCGCCTCAGATGGACTCGTCTTACGCCAAGCTCCTCCAGCAGCAGCAACTCTTCTTGCAGCTGCAGATTCTCAACCAGCAACAACAACAGCACTACAACTACCACACCATCCTGCCAGCCCCACCAAA GCCAGCAGCAGAGCAGACCCTCACAACGAACCCTGGCCCTTCCCCCTCTCGCAGTGTTCCCACGACTACCAACAACAACGCAACACCACGTCAGGGCCAAGGGTCAGTGGGGGGAGCCAAACCTGCCACTTTGCCTGCCAACCTGGATGAGTTAAAA GTGGCTGAATTGAAGCAGGAGCTGAAGTTGCGATGTTTGACCGTTTCCGGCACCAAAAACGATCTCATTGAGAGGCTTCGCAACTACCAAGAACAAAACGGCACCTCTGCAGCCGTTACTAAAAATGGCATATTGCATCCCATCCATCAGGGCGCTGCCTCTGCTGCTAACGCGGCAACGTCCGCGCTAAATATTAGCGCCGACCACCAGCCGGCTGAAGGAGGGTTTAAGGTTGCTCTGTCGCCACTGGCTCAGGCTTTTCAGGGTCGGGTTATGCGTTTTGGTAGCACCAGCTCCAGTCCCCCTGTGTCGCCTACGCCGTCTGAGCGGTCGTTAGCGGGTTTGAGTCCGGATGAAACCAGCTGTAATGGAGACATGTTTGGAGAGATG GTGAGCTCTCCCCTGACTCAACTCACCCTCCATCCCTCTCCTCAACATCCATCCAACAGCTCTCCTCTGTCGCAACCAGTCATCCCGCTCAAAGAGGAAAAACAGAGTTCATGCAGCTTCCACAGGCCTTCTGAGGCTCAGCAAGGGGTCACCATGGACACTTCCTCCTTGAACAAAGACCAGATGCTCCATGAGAAGGACAAACAGATCGAAGAGTTGACCCGGATGCTGAGACAGAAGCAGAGGCTGGTGGAGACCCTCAGGTCCCAGCTAGAGCAGGGGAAGACGGTGGGGGGGCCCGTGTCAGAGCAAGGGGAAAGGGTAGATGTTAAACCCCCAACACTCATTAAAGCCTCAGCCATCCAACCCCCAGAGCTCCCCAATGGCCTCCTCGTGAAAGTGAAGCAGGAGGATGAGACTGAGGAAGGCATGACGGGAATAAAGGAGGAGGCCCAAACTAAAAAAGTGGGACAGCCGATGCAGTGCTCGCAGGAGACTCTGCTCAGATTGCAGCAGATTAATCGACTGCAAGTCCAACAAGCCGAGCAACAAACGCACAGAGTGTCCGAGACCAAGTCGAACGCTCAGAAACAGCCAGAGCAGAAGAAGGTATCTCAAATCCTgctccagcagcagcagcagcaactgCAGCAGCAGCAACTGCAGCAGCTCATCATCCAACAAACCAAGCAGAAGAATCTGCAGGCCCAGCAAAGGTTAGGGCAGCAGAAACTGGCCCAGCAGTTGCTGCAACAAACTCAAGGGAAGAAAAACCAAACCCAGCAGAAGAGTCCAGTTCAGCTGAAGCAGGTTCAGGTGCAGATCCACAACGAGACCGTGGCCAGCCTGAAGCCTGGAGCCAACCAAGGCCAACAGAGGAAACAGCTGAAGGCTCAGCAAAGGCAGCAGCAGAAACCGCACACGACAACTGTCGGCACACAGCAG GTGGCCCCTGTCTTCATCAACCAACAGAATGGTACTCAGATTCACACTCAGGCTATTTCACTAGACCTCCTTAAGGCCAGCGGCACACCAACGCTGGTGACTGACACCAACGGCAACCACTACTTGATCGCTCTCTCCGGCCACACCACAGATGACCAAAACCAAAAGCCTTCGCTGGCCAAAGCCAGCGGTCGCATCACGCTGCAG AGGTTGCAGTCAACTCCAAGCAAGCTCCCCAGTGCTGAGAGCCAATCACAAGAGCAGAAAGACAGCCAGCCAATCAAAAAG GAAGCGAACCTCCATGTGGACACCAAAGACACCCCAACAGCAGGCTTGTCCGTCACTGCCCCACCCAATCTGCAGCCTTTCTTCGACGACATGTCGGAGAGCAAAAGTCAAAGCAACCTGCTCTCTTCTTTCAAG AGAGAGCGAGTGTGTCCGCCTTATGACCGACACACTCTGTTTACTCCTCCCTCTCCCAAACCCAACACTTCTCTTCCTACCAAGCGCTCCAAA GGGAATGGTGTCAATAGTCAACAGATGGACGACCTTTTTGACATCCTGCTCAAGAGTGGAG AAATCACAGGTTTTAAGGCCAACACGGACCCGTCCCTTGCCCCTTTGCATTCAGACCCGCCCTCCCCATCGTCCCCTCTCCGCCTCTCCCCTCAACGCCCCCTGGTGGAGTCCTGCACAGACGGTGGCGGGCGTCTGGAGGACTTCCTGGAGAGCACCACGGGGGCCCCGTTGCTGGGCGGCGGCCTGACGCTCATCGACGACCTCCACAGCCAAATGCTGAGCAGCGCCAGCATCCTGGACCACACTCCATCCCCCATGGACACGTCCGACATGGGCTTCTCCCCCCACTCCACGGGGCTGGACTTCGGGGACCCCACTCTTGAATGCATGGACTGGCTGGACATCTCCATGGTGGGCAGCGCCGACGTCGGGAGTGGCGGCAGCTGCGAAGGGGAAGCCAAGGAGGGAGACGGGGGGACAAGCTTAACCCCGCTGGCGCCGCACACGCCGCCCAGCGTCTTCTCTGCAGACTTCCTGGACAGCGCAGACCTGCAGCTGCACTGGGAGTCCTGTCTGTAG
- the mrtfab gene encoding myocardin related transcription factor Ab isoform X4, translated as MVQRDMTRLSVLQLKLQQRRTREELVSQGIMPPLKSPAAFHEQRRSLERARTEDYLKRKIRSRPERSELVRMHILEETSAEPSLQAKQLQLKRARLADDLNDKISHRPGPIELVHKNILSVNCTEDNTPPDSPKGAGGESSSLDEDSCDALSPDQLTNHDSPLNTVPQPSPFDVLTQNGDVSPKQFIPQPTPQSFSPPKVNGSDSPSPLKMTTGTTVTHRTPIGQFKSHSKTNSDRPALRSKKPKDNKPKVKKLKYHQYIPPDQKADKERPPQMDSSYAKLLQQQQLFLQLQILNQQQQQHYNYHTILPAPPKPAAEQTLTTNPGPSPSRSVPTTTNNNATPRQGQGSVGGAKPATLPANLDELKVAELKQELKLRCLTVSGTKNDLIERLRNYQEQNGTSAAVTKNGILHPIHQGAASAANAATSALNISADHQPAEGGFKVALSPLAQAFQGRVMRFGSTSSSPPVSPTPSERSLAGLSPDETSCNGDMFGEMVSSPLTQLTLHPSPQHPSNSSPLSQPVIPLKEEKQSSCSFHRPSEAQQGVTMDTSSLNKDQMLHEKDKQIEELTRMLRQKQRLVETLRSQLEQGKTVGGPVSEQGERVDVKPPTLIKASAIQPPELPNGLLVKVKQEDETEEGMTGIKEEAQTKKVGQPMQCSQETLLRLQQINRLQVQQAEQQTHRVSETKSNAQKQPEQKKVSQILLQQQQQQLQQQQLQQLIIQQTKQKNLQAQQRLGQQKLAQQLLQQTQGKKNQTQQKSPVQLKQVQVQIHNETVASLKPGANQGQQRKQLKAQQRQQQKPHTTTVGTQQVAPVFINQQNGTQIHTQAISLDLLKASGTPTLVTDTNGNHYLIALSGHTTDDQNQKPSLAKASGRITLQRLQSTPSKLPSAESQSQEQKDSQPIKKEANLHVDTKDTPTAGLSVTAPPNLQPFFDDMSESKSQSNLLSSFKRERVCPPYDRHTLFTPPSPKPNTSLPTKRSKGNGVNSQQMDDLFDILLKSGEITGFKANTDPSLAPLHSDPPSPSSPLRLSPQRPLVESCTDGGGRLEDFLESTTGAPLLGGGLTLIDDLHSQMLSSASILDHTPSPMDTSDMGFSPHSTGLDFGDPTLECMDWLDISMVGSADVGSGGSCEGEAKEGDGGTSLTPLAPHTPPSVFSADFLDSADLQLHWESCL; from the exons TCCTTCAGCTCAAACTCCAACAGAGGCGCACGCGAGAGGAACTGGTCAGCCAAGGGATCATGCCAC CACTGAAGAGCCCGGCAGCCTTTCATGAACAGCGGCGGAGTTTGGAGCGAGCCAGA ACTGAAGACTATCTTAAGAGGAAGATCCGAAGTCGCCCAGAGCGCTCTGAGCTGGTCAGGATGCACATTCTAGAGG AGACATCGGCGGAGCCCTCCTTGCAGGCCAAGCAGCTGCAGCTAAAGCGAGCTCGCCTGGCTGACGACCTCAACGACAAGATCTCGCACAGGCCAGGTCCCATCGAACTGGTGCACAAGAACATCCTGTCCGTCAACTGTACGGAGGACAACACGCCACCGG ATTCTCCAAAGGGAGCTGGAGGAGAAAGCTCTTCTTTGGATGAAGATAGCTGTGATGCGCTGTCACCTGACCAGCTAACCAATCACGACTCTCCTCTAAACACTGTCCCGCAGCCGTCCCCCTTTGACGTACTGACGCAGAATGGAGACGTGTCACCCAAGCAG tttattccGCAGCCCACTCCACAGTCTTTTTCCCCTCCCAAGGTGAATGGTTCAGACTCACCCTCACCTCTAAAAATGACAACAGGGACCACAGTAACCCATCGTACACCCATTGGCCAGTTCAAG TCTCACTCCAAGACAAATTCAGACCGTCCTGCGCTTAGATCGAAGAAACCGAAGGACAACAAACCCAAG GTGAAGAAGCTGAAGTACCACCAGTACATCCCTCCGGACCAGAAGGCGGACAAGGAGCGTCCGCCTCAGATGGACTCGTCTTACGCCAAGCTCCTCCAGCAGCAGCAACTCTTCTTGCAGCTGCAGATTCTCAACCAGCAACAACAACAGCACTACAACTACCACACCATCCTGCCAGCCCCACCAAA GCCAGCAGCAGAGCAGACCCTCACAACGAACCCTGGCCCTTCCCCCTCTCGCAGTGTTCCCACGACTACCAACAACAACGCAACACCACGTCAGGGCCAAGGGTCAGTGGGGGGAGCCAAACCTGCCACTTTGCCTGCCAACCTGGATGAGTTAAAA GTGGCTGAATTGAAGCAGGAGCTGAAGTTGCGATGTTTGACCGTTTCCGGCACCAAAAACGATCTCATTGAGAGGCTTCGCAACTACCAAGAACAAAACGGCACCTCTGCAGCCGTTACTAAAAATGGCATATTGCATCCCATCCATCAGGGCGCTGCCTCTGCTGCTAACGCGGCAACGTCCGCGCTAAATATTAGCGCCGACCACCAGCCGGCTGAAGGAGGGTTTAAGGTTGCTCTGTCGCCACTGGCTCAGGCTTTTCAGGGTCGGGTTATGCGTTTTGGTAGCACCAGCTCCAGTCCCCCTGTGTCGCCTACGCCGTCTGAGCGGTCGTTAGCGGGTTTGAGTCCGGATGAAACCAGCTGTAATGGAGACATGTTTGGAGAGATG GTGAGCTCTCCCCTGACTCAACTCACCCTCCATCCCTCTCCTCAACATCCATCCAACAGCTCTCCTCTGTCGCAACCAGTCATCCCGCTCAAAGAGGAAAAACAGAGTTCATGCAGCTTCCACAGGCCTTCTGAGGCTCAGCAAGGGGTCACCATGGACACTTCCTCCTTGAACAAAGACCAGATGCTCCATGAGAAGGACAAACAGATCGAAGAGTTGACCCGGATGCTGAGACAGAAGCAGAGGCTGGTGGAGACCCTCAGGTCCCAGCTAGAGCAGGGGAAGACGGTGGGGGGGCCCGTGTCAGAGCAAGGGGAAAGGGTAGATGTTAAACCCCCAACACTCATTAAAGCCTCAGCCATCCAACCCCCAGAGCTCCCCAATGGCCTCCTCGTGAAAGTGAAGCAGGAGGATGAGACTGAGGAAGGCATGACGGGAATAAAGGAGGAGGCCCAAACTAAAAAAGTGGGACAGCCGATGCAGTGCTCGCAGGAGACTCTGCTCAGATTGCAGCAGATTAATCGACTGCAAGTCCAACAAGCCGAGCAACAAACGCACAGAGTGTCCGAGACCAAGTCGAACGCTCAGAAACAGCCAGAGCAGAAGAAGGTATCTCAAATCCTgctccagcagcagcagcagcaactgCAGCAGCAGCAACTGCAGCAGCTCATCATCCAACAAACCAAGCAGAAGAATCTGCAGGCCCAGCAAAGGTTAGGGCAGCAGAAACTGGCCCAGCAGTTGCTGCAACAAACTCAAGGGAAGAAAAACCAAACCCAGCAGAAGAGTCCAGTTCAGCTGAAGCAGGTTCAGGTGCAGATCCACAACGAGACCGTGGCCAGCCTGAAGCCTGGAGCCAACCAAGGCCAACAGAGGAAACAGCTGAAGGCTCAGCAAAGGCAGCAGCAGAAACCGCACACGACAACTGTCGGCACACAGCAG GTGGCCCCTGTCTTCATCAACCAACAGAATGGTACTCAGATTCACACTCAGGCTATTTCACTAGACCTCCTTAAGGCCAGCGGCACACCAACGCTGGTGACTGACACCAACGGCAACCACTACTTGATCGCTCTCTCCGGCCACACCACAGATGACCAAAACCAAAAGCCTTCGCTGGCCAAAGCCAGCGGTCGCATCACGCTGCAG AGGTTGCAGTCAACTCCAAGCAAGCTCCCCAGTGCTGAGAGCCAATCACAAGAGCAGAAAGACAGCCAGCCAATCAAAAAG GAAGCGAACCTCCATGTGGACACCAAAGACACCCCAACAGCAGGCTTGTCCGTCACTGCCCCACCCAATCTGCAGCCTTTCTTCGACGACATGTCGGAGAGCAAAAGTCAAAGCAACCTGCTCTCTTCTTTCAAG AGAGAGCGAGTGTGTCCGCCTTATGACCGACACACTCTGTTTACTCCTCCCTCTCCCAAACCCAACACTTCTCTTCCTACCAAGCGCTCCAAA GGGAATGGTGTCAATAGTCAACAGATGGACGACCTTTTTGACATCCTGCTCAAGAGTGGAG AAATCACAGGTTTTAAGGCCAACACGGACCCGTCCCTTGCCCCTTTGCATTCAGACCCGCCCTCCCCATCGTCCCCTCTCCGCCTCTCCCCTCAACGCCCCCTGGTGGAGTCCTGCACAGACGGTGGCGGGCGTCTGGAGGACTTCCTGGAGAGCACCACGGGGGCCCCGTTGCTGGGCGGCGGCCTGACGCTCATCGACGACCTCCACAGCCAAATGCTGAGCAGCGCCAGCATCCTGGACCACACTCCATCCCCCATGGACACGTCCGACATGGGCTTCTCCCCCCACTCCACGGGGCTGGACTTCGGGGACCCCACTCTTGAATGCATGGACTGGCTGGACATCTCCATGGTGGGCAGCGCCGACGTCGGGAGTGGCGGCAGCTGCGAAGGGGAAGCCAAGGAGGGAGACGGGGGGACAAGCTTAACCCCGCTGGCGCCGCACACGCCGCCCAGCGTCTTCTCTGCAGACTTCCTGGACAGCGCAGACCTGCAGCTGCACTGGGAGTCCTGTCTGTAG